GGGATGATCCATTTGAGATTGCCCGGACTTGGTTGGCCGAGGCCGAAACGGCAGAGCCCAATGATGCCAACGCAATTGCGCTGTCAACCGTCGATGCCGATGGGATGCCAAATGCACGTATGGTGCTGTTAAAAGAAATCGAAGCGGCGGCCTTTGTGTTTTATACCAATTACGAAAGCGCCAAGGCGAACGAGTTGGATCAAGCGGGAAAAGCCGCCTTTGTGATGCACTGGAAGTCGCTCCGTCGCCAGATTCGAGTGCGAGGGGACATCACGCGTGAAGATGGCCCGCAGGCCGATACCTATTATCAGTCTCGCTCTTTGCAAAGTCGGCTGGGCGCCTGGGCCTCGCATCAGTCACAGCCACTGTCCAGCCGGGCGGCGCTGATGGCCGAGGTCGCAAAAATCACAGCAACTAAAGGAACGTCCCCCATACGGCCTCCTTTTTGGGGCGGGTATCGGTTGATCCCAACGGAAATAGAATTTTGGGCGGATGGAAAATTCCGGCTACATGACCGATTTGTTTGGCGGCGAGCTGACGCCACGTTACCTTGGGCAGTTACCCGAATTAGCCCGTGAGTCTTGTGTGGCAAGAAAAACAAAGGGGAGGGAAAACGAATCTTTTAGACTTGAAACAGGTGTAGAGTCTGGCGCATTAACTATTCCAACAGCAATAAAAACAAGAACACGCGGTGGGCTCTAAAGTGGCAGAAGATTTAAGTAGCATGCATCAAGTGCAAGGCCAGGTTAAATGGTTCGACCCAGCTAAAGGATATGGCTTTGTGGTCTCTGAGTCTGGCGGCCCGGATATCTTGTTACATGTAAATGTGTTACGGAACTTTGGCCAAAGTTCTGTTGCAGATGGCGCTGACATTGTAATTCTCACTCATAACACGGATCGCGGTGTTCAGGCTGTCGAAGTGGTTTCGATTGTTGCGCCCGAGCGTGATGATACACCGGTGCTTGCTGATTTCGCTGATCTTGATCTTGATGCCATACGGTCCGAGCCGCTGGAAGCGGCGCGGGTCAAGTGGTTTGATAAGGGCAAGGGTTTTGGCTTTGCCAACGTGTTTGGTAGCAACGACGATGTTTTTTTACACGTCGAAGTCCTACGTCAGTCGGGACTGGCAGACTTGCAGCCCGGCGAAGCCTTGGCGATGCGGGTCATTGATGGCAACCGTGGTCGTATGGCGGTCGAGGTTCTGGCCTGGGAAAATGCTGTAGAGTCTGAAACGTGAGCAAATCTGCATGATCAATTACGTTGCAGCACTGACCTTGGGTATTGCTGCAACTGTTTCTGGTGCGGCGCAGGCCGGGTGCCAGCCAGATCGCGTCGATTTACGGGGCGATTGGGGGCAGGCGTCCTTTACAATTGAAATTGCGGATACCCAAGAGGAACGGGCCCAGGGATTGATGTTCCGAGAGACCATGCCGCGTGGCGCGGGCATGTTATTTGTTTATGAATACCCGCAGCGCGCGAGCTTCTGGATGAAGAATACACTGTTGCCTCTGGATATTATTTTCACGGATGTGAACGGCGTCGTTACACGGGTGCACTCTGATGCAATCCCCGGCGATTTAAGCCCAATTCCCGGCGGTGACCAAGTCTTTGCTGTGCTTGAAATTAACGCTGGATTGGCGGCCCGATATGGCATTTCTGTCGGCACTGAAATGCGCCAAAGTGTTTTTTCAAAAGGACTGCCTAAATGGCCATGTTAGGGGTTTTCGAATCCTTTGGGCGCAGCTAGAGAAGGCGCACGGTCCGGGGCGTGGCGCAGTCTGGTAGCGCACCTGTTTTGGGTACAGGGGGTCGCGAGTTCGAATCTCTCCGTCCCGACCAATTTTCTCTTGTTCAGTGATGCCCTGGTCATTGGGCGTTCACTGGACAGGGTAAAAATTAAATCCCCCGATATTCGCCGATTCTTAAAAGCAGCGTAAAAACTGAGTTATTGCCTCTGCCGTAATAATTCAGGATGTTGGAAATTGCGGTATTGAGGCCACATGTACACCGAAAACTACCCGTTGAACCTGTATTTGGTATTAATCATTAATTAACCAATTTGGATATTAGAACTGCGATAAAGGCAGTGGATTTTTGCAGGGACTCAGCTACAGCGGTGTAGTTTTTGCAGGACCGTTCACTCAGCTCTCATGAGGGACAGTCAACAACTCGTTACTTTGTTGAGATAAATCTCTTTGGGGTTCTACTGGCTATCCTCAAAAATTTAGCGCGATCTCCTGTGGATGAATCACTTGCGGTTTTATGGGCCAGAACTTTAAAAGTAGGTCAACAAAAAAGAGTGCATTTTGGGCTAACTTTAGCGTTGACCAAATATGCAAATATACGCCAAATTGTAGCCATCAGATGGAGTGCCACTAGATCTAGCGTGATCTTCCTGTGGGGCAACATCGACAAAATAGCAATTGAAACCTCCGTATTGAGGGCCTGTTTTGGTCAAGGCGCACGCTTGTCCGTGTGTTGCCCACGGTTGGTTTTTGCGTATCTAAAAGTGGGTCGTGCGCGGGCAACGCACCAAAAAAACTTGAAGGCAAAGGCAGCAGAATGAAGATTGAAAGAAAGTTCACCACCGCCGGGCGGGATGCCTATGCAGATCTGAATTTCATCTCTGCAACGTCGGAAATCCGAAATCCGGACGGAACAATCGTGTTTCGTCTCGATAACGTAAAAGTACCATCAAGCTGGAGCCAAGTCGCCAGCGATGTGATTGCTCAAAAGTATTTCCGCAAAGCCGGCGTGCCATCTCGTGTTAAAAAGATACGTGAGAAGAACGTGCCAGAATTCCTGTGGCGGTCGGTTCCCGACGGCGATGATGTTGAGTTCGGCGGCGAGACTTCCTCAAAGCAGGTGTTTGACCGGTTGGCGGGGGCTTGGGCTTATTGGGGCTGGAAAGGTGGCTATTTCACCACCGAGGAAGACGCACAGGCCTATTATGACGAGATGCGTTTCATGTTGGCCAGCCAGCGCGCGGCGCCCAATAGTCCGCAGTGGTTCAATACCGGGTTACATTGGGCTTATGGTATCGATGGTCCGGCGCAGGGTCACCATTATGTGGATCACAAGACTGGTAAACTGACCAAGTCCAACAGTTCCTACGAGCATCCCCAGCCACACGCCTGCTTCATTCAAGGCGTGCAGGACGATCTGGTCAACGAGGGTGGCATTATGGATCTTTGGGTGCGCGAAGCGCGCCTGTTCAAATATGGCTCCGGAACGGGCACCAATTTTAGCCACTTACGGGGTGCGGGTGAGGCCCTGTCCGGAGGTGGCAAGTCTTCGGGTCTGATGGGTTTCCTGAAAATCGGAGACCGGGCAGCCGGTGCGATCAAATCGGGCGGCACCACGCGCCGCGCCGCTAAGATGGTTATCGTCGACGCAGACCACCCCGATATTGAGCAATTCATCGAGTGGAAGGTGCTCGAAGAGCAAAAGGTTGCCTCTATTGTTGCCGGGTCCAAAATGCATGAGAAGATGCTGAACAGTATCTTTGAGGCGATCCGGTCCTGGGATGGCGCCGAGGCAGATGCCTATGACGCGGCCAGCAACACAACGTTGAAGACGGCAATCCGCGAAGCCAAGAAGATGATGATTCCTGAAACCTATATCAAACGGGTTTTGGATTACGCCAAACAGGGCCACACCAGCATAGAATTCCCGACCTATGACACCGACTGGGATTCCGAGGCCTATAACTCGGTTTCAGGGCAGAACTCGAACAATTCGATCCGGGTCACCAATGCTTTTCTGACCGCCGTTGAAAAGAACGCTGATTGGCAGTTGATCAACCGCACCGATGGCAAGGTTTCAAAAACCATCAAGGCGCGCGATCTGTGGGACCGGGTTGGCCACGCCGCCTGGGCCTGTGCGGATCCGGGCATTCAGTATCACGACACGGTTAACGACTGGCACACCTGTCCGGCCGACGGTGAGATTCGCGGATCGAACCCCTGTTCCGAATACATGTTCCTGGACAATACCGCCTGTAATCTGGCGTCGATCAACCTGCTGACCTTCCTTAAGGATGGCACGTTCCAGGCCGAGGACTATATGCACGCCTGCCGTCTGTGGACGATGACGCTGGAAGTGTCGGTGATGATGGCGCAGTTCCCGTCCAAGGAAATCGCGCAACTGTCCTATGATTTCCGTACGTTAGGCCTGGGCTATGCCAATATTGGCGGCTTGCTGATGAACATGGGTCACGGCTATGACAGTGACGAAGGCCGCTCCCTCTGTGGTGCGCTGACGGCGCTAATGACCGGTGTTGCCTACACCACTTCAGCTGAAATGGCTGGAGAACTGGGTCCGTTTGACGGCTATGGCCGGAACGCTGAAAATATGCTGCGGGTGATCCGCAATCACCGCAACGCCGCCTATAGCAAGACGGATGGTTACCAGGGGTTATCAGTCAATCCGGTGCCTCTGGACCTGCACAATTGCCCTGACGCACGGCTGACGGATCTGGCCAAAAGCGCCTGGGACGAGGCGCTGACGCTGGGTGAAAAACACGGCTACCGCAATGCCCAGACCACAGTGATTGCCCCAACCGGGACCATCGGTCTGGTGATGGACTGCGACACCACCGGAATTGAGCCTGACTTTGCATTGGTCAAATTCAAGAAACTGGCTGGTGGCGGTTATTTCAAAATTATCAACCGATCGGTGCCGTCGGCATTGGAAGGTCTGGGGTATTCCTCGTCTCAAATCGAAGAGATCACCGGCTATGCAGTGGGCCACGGCACTATCGGCAATGCGCCAGCTATCAACCATACTTCGCTGGCGGGGCATGGGTTTGGCCCGAATGAGCTGTCCAAGATTGATGCCGCTTTGGAAAGCGCCTTTGACATCCGCTTTGTCTTCAATCAGTGGACCCTGGGCGAAGATTTCTGCACCGGTGTTCTGGGAATCCCCACGCCCAAGCTGAACGATCCGACCTTTGATTTACTGCGCCATCTTGGTTTTACCAAGGCCGACATCGAGGCTGCCAATGACCATGTCTGTGGCACCATGACGCTGGAAGGTGCACCGCATCTGAAGCAAGCGCATTATCACATCTTTGATTGCGCCAATGCTTGCGGCAAGAAAGGCAAACGTTTCCTGCCGGTAGATAGCCACATCACCATGATGGCTGCGGCGCAGTCGTTTATCTCGGGGGCTATCTCCAAGACAATCAATATGCCGAACGATGCCACTATCGAGGATTGCCTGAACGCATATGAGCTAAGCTGGAGCCTGGGCATTAAAGCCAACGCGCTTTACCGCGACGGATCAAAGCTAAGCCAGCCGCTTGCAGCGGCACTGGTTGAAGATGATGACGACGCGGCCGAAGTGCTGGAAACCGGCAACGTCCATGAAAAGGCCGCTGTTCTGGCTGAAAAAATCGTGGAAAAAGTCATCGTCAAAGAGATCATCAAATCGCACCGCGAGAAGATGCCACATCGCCGCAAGGGTTATACTCAAAAGGCGGTTGTTGGTGGCCATAAAGTCTATCTGCGGACCGGCGAGTATGAGGGCGGCACCCTGGGTGAGATCTTCATCGACATGCACAAAGAAGGCGCTGGCTTTCGGGCGATGATGAACAATTTTGCCATTGCGGTCTCGGTTGGCCTGCAATACGGCGTTCCGCTCGAAGAATTCGTTGATGCATTTACCTTTACCAAGTTTGAACCCGCCGGCATGGTTCAGGGCAACGACAGCATTAAGAATGCAACGTCAATTCTGGACTATGTGTTCCGGGAGTTGGCAGTCAGCTATCTGGACCGCACCGATCTGGCGCATGTTAAACCTGAGGGCGCGACATTTGATGATATCGGACGTGGCGAGGAAGAAGGCGTATCAAACGTTTCTGAAATCAGTGAAACCGCCGCCAGTAGATCGCTGGAGGTGCTCAAGCAGATTTCTTCAACCGGCTATCTGCGCAAGCGGATGCCGCAGGATCTTGTGGTTCTTCAGGGCGGGCAAAACGACGTTACAGGTTTAACGGACGGTGCCGATCCGGTGTCATCTTTGCAAACTTTGGTGCCTGAAACAAACTCAGCTGCTGCGGCACCTAGCTTGGGCAATCCCGGTATGACAGCGCGCACCAAGGCAAAAATGCAAGGCTATGAGGGCGAGGCCTGTAACGAGTGCGGCAATTACACATTGGTGCGCAACGGCACCTGCATGAAGTGTAACACTTGCGGCGGCACATCCGGCTGCAGCTGATCACCGCGCGTCCCAGTCAATGGGGCGCGTCACTACAATATGCCATAATGGGCATTTAAGGTTCGAACGGCATTTGGGTTCGGGTCATGAAAAACACAGGACGGGCAATACATTGCCCACCTGACCAAGACACGGGGCGGGTGCGCTTGCCCCAGACGCTATTCAGGCAGCAGGCAATAACAAAACGGGCGGTAAATTATAGCGCTTGGATAGCGAAACTTGGGGGGTCTTGTACCCCCCTTTTTTTCGACCTGTTGGATTGCTCAGTCGCGCTTCCATTCTTCCCAAACAAAAGTGTAGCACCAGACTTGGCTATGGCTTTTGGACAAGCCAGCAATGATAGTTTCGCGGGCCAGCTGCAGTTGAGGTTCGAACAAGTGGAACTGAACCTGGAGACGGGCAATACAAGGCATTAAGCCTGCCTCAATCAGCGCGGGTAACAAAGTATATTCGCCGCCTTCGATGTTAATCTTTGCAAGCGCCACATCTTTCAAACCATGTTCTTCAAAAAAGCTTGAAACAGGGACCACCGGGGCCTGAAAACTACGGCTATGTTCGGCAACTGCAGAGGATGCATCCCCTGCATCGGATAGTTGCAGTGTCCCGTTCTCGGCACCAAGTGCACATTCGTGGACTTGGACGCGGTTATCCGATTTATATTTGTCTCTCAAGTTTTCGGCGAAAACAGGGTGAGGTTCAAAGACATGGATGGTGCAATCGGGTTGCTGGCTTAGAACAATATCACTCCATTCACCTCGAAATCCGCCGATATCCAAAACCACGGCACCAGCTGGCAGGTCTTCGTAGTGACTTAGCCTGGCCTGGCCATTCTCAGCTCTGAACTTTTGGAAAGCATCAAAAAACACTCCTTTCCAAGGGTTGCGTCTGCGGTCGAGCCAACGTTTCAGGGATGCCATGATCAGAAACAGCCTTTTACTGCCAAAAGATGCGGTCTACAGGCCAGACGGACCTGTGGCAAGGACCATTGGAATTCTTGAAAAAACGTGAGCGGTTTCTTTCGGCGATGAATTCTCCTGTTTGGTTGGTAGGGGGAACGTTCATGTGTGTATTTGATTGCGATTGACCGCAGTTAAGAACAGGCTTGGCGAAGGCGTGATCTCGTGTTAATCACGGCGTATGAAACAGACCTGCACCATTATCATCTGCTGCATTCCCTGCTGACCAAACCAGCGGGCCGGTATCTGTCGTTTCTATCCATCTGACATTCTGCTAAGCCCGCGCCGCGCGCAAGGTACATCCCTGTACCAACCTTAGGAGCTGTCATGACACCTGACATCGTGATCAAACTGCACAATACCAAGACCCGCCGCAAAGAGGTCTTTACTCCGATCGATCCGGACAACGTGCGGATGTATGTCTGTGGTCCGACAGTTTATGACCGCGCCCATCTGGGCAATGCGCGCCCTGTGGTGGTGTTTGATGTGCTGAACCGCTTGCTCCGTTTGACCTATGGATCAGAGCGGGTGACCTATGCGCGTAATTTCACCGATGTAGACGACAAGATCAACAAACGGGCTGCCGACAGTGGCCGAGATATTGAGGTGATCACCGATGAAACCATTCAGTGGTTTCTCGATGATATGGGTGCTTTGGGGGCCCTTGAACCTGACCATATGCCCCGCGCGACGCAATACATACCGCAGATGGTGTCAATGACAGAGGCCCTGATCGACAAGGGCCATGCCTATGCCGCCGAAGGGCATGTGCTGTTTGCTGTCGACAGCTGGAAAGAGGGTTATGGCAAGCTGTCCGGACGCTCAGTTGATGACATGATTGCCGGTGCCCGGGTTGAGGTGGCGCCGTATAAGCGCAATCCGATGGATTTTGTTCTGTGGAAACCGTCAGACGACACGCAACCGGGATGGGACAGCCCCTGGGGACGGGGGCGTCCGGGTTGGCATATCGAATGTTCCGCGATGTCGTTTGAGCTGCTGGGGGATACGTTCGACATCCACGGCGGCGGCAATGACCTGATGTTCCCACACCATGAAAATGAAATTGCGCAAAGCTGCTGCGCAAATGGCGACGATAGTTTTGCAAAAGTGTGGCTACACAATGAGATGCTGCAGGTTGAGGGCAAGAAGATGTCCAAGAGCCTGGGAAATTTCTTTACCGTCAGAGACTTACTGGAACAGGGCGTGCCGGGTGAGGTGATCAGATTTGTGTTTTTGTCGACACATTATCGAAAACCGATGGATTGGACTGACAAAAAAGCAAAGGAAGCCGAGGCGACGCTGCGCAAGTGGCGGGCGTTGACAGCGGGCATCGAACCCGCAGCCAACGCTGCTGCCGCGGTTGTCGATGCTCTGTCGGATGATATCAATACCGCTGGAGCGATTGCCGAGCTACGAAAAATGGAAAGAATGATCTCAAGGCAAGGGGATGTGAAGAATAGTCCGGTCGATCTACATGCTGGTCTTTTAAGCAACTTCCTCGCTTCTGCGCGCTTGTTGGGGTTGCTGACTGAGGGTCTTGGCGATTGGGATTGGAAGAAAACTATGATTTCAGTCGACTCGTTGAATCCTGCGGTGGGGAAGGTTGGTCAAGTTGAAATCACGACATCTCGCTTTGAGTACCTAATTCACCAGCTCTTGGAGATGAGAAAAACAGCTCGCACAGAAAAGAAGTGGGAAGTGGCAGATGCAATTCGTGGTGGCTTTAAAGAAGCAGGGGTAAGGGTAGTTGATACAACTGAAGGCCCGACTTTTTCAATCGAAAAGGATGAATTGGATTCACTTCCCTACTTTCACAGGGTGCGTTTAGCGTCAGAAGGGCGAAACAACGACGAACTTACCCTAGCTTTGAAAGAAGCTGAACTTGCAGGCGTGCATTTTTCAGATCCATCTAACCTCGATCTATCTCCGGCTTGGCGCTCAAAGCCCAAAACTGAATTTGTTGAGAGAAAGTTAGAGGAACTCAAGGCCAAGTTGGAGGCTATCGCATGACCAAACAACGCCTCTACCTCTACGACACCACCCTGCGCGATGGGCAGCAGACCCAGGGTGTACAGTTCTCGAC
This portion of the Parasedimentitalea marina genome encodes:
- the pdxH gene encoding pyridoxamine 5'-phosphate oxidase, which codes for MSDRSGIFTGDDPFEIARTWLAEAETAEPNDANAIALSTVDADGMPNARMVLLKEIEAAAFVFYTNYESAKANELDQAGKAAFVMHWKSLRRQIRVRGDITREDGPQADTYYQSRSLQSRLGAWASHQSQPLSSRAALMAEVAKITATKGTSPIRPPFWGGYRLIPTEIEFWADGKFRLHDRFVWRRADATLPWAVTRISP
- a CDS encoding cold-shock protein yields the protein MAEDLSSMHQVQGQVKWFDPAKGYGFVVSESGGPDILLHVNVLRNFGQSSVADGADIVILTHNTDRGVQAVEVVSIVAPERDDTPVLADFADLDLDAIRSEPLEAARVKWFDKGKGFGFANVFGSNDDVFLHVEVLRQSGLADLQPGEALAMRVIDGNRGRMAVEVLAWENAVESET
- a CDS encoding DUF192 domain-containing protein, with translation MINYVAALTLGIAATVSGAAQAGCQPDRVDLRGDWGQASFTIEIADTQEERAQGLMFRETMPRGAGMLFVYEYPQRASFWMKNTLLPLDIIFTDVNGVVTRVHSDAIPGDLSPIPGGDQVFAVLEINAGLAARYGISVGTEMRQSVFSKGLPKWPC
- a CDS encoding vitamin B12-dependent ribonucleotide reductase; translation: MKIERKFTTAGRDAYADLNFISATSEIRNPDGTIVFRLDNVKVPSSWSQVASDVIAQKYFRKAGVPSRVKKIREKNVPEFLWRSVPDGDDVEFGGETSSKQVFDRLAGAWAYWGWKGGYFTTEEDAQAYYDEMRFMLASQRAAPNSPQWFNTGLHWAYGIDGPAQGHHYVDHKTGKLTKSNSSYEHPQPHACFIQGVQDDLVNEGGIMDLWVREARLFKYGSGTGTNFSHLRGAGEALSGGGKSSGLMGFLKIGDRAAGAIKSGGTTRRAAKMVIVDADHPDIEQFIEWKVLEEQKVASIVAGSKMHEKMLNSIFEAIRSWDGAEADAYDAASNTTLKTAIREAKKMMIPETYIKRVLDYAKQGHTSIEFPTYDTDWDSEAYNSVSGQNSNNSIRVTNAFLTAVEKNADWQLINRTDGKVSKTIKARDLWDRVGHAAWACADPGIQYHDTVNDWHTCPADGEIRGSNPCSEYMFLDNTACNLASINLLTFLKDGTFQAEDYMHACRLWTMTLEVSVMMAQFPSKEIAQLSYDFRTLGLGYANIGGLLMNMGHGYDSDEGRSLCGALTALMTGVAYTTSAEMAGELGPFDGYGRNAENMLRVIRNHRNAAYSKTDGYQGLSVNPVPLDLHNCPDARLTDLAKSAWDEALTLGEKHGYRNAQTTVIAPTGTIGLVMDCDTTGIEPDFALVKFKKLAGGGYFKIINRSVPSALEGLGYSSSQIEEITGYAVGHGTIGNAPAINHTSLAGHGFGPNELSKIDAALESAFDIRFVFNQWTLGEDFCTGVLGIPTPKLNDPTFDLLRHLGFTKADIEAANDHVCGTMTLEGAPHLKQAHYHIFDCANACGKKGKRFLPVDSHITMMAAAQSFISGAISKTINMPNDATIEDCLNAYELSWSLGIKANALYRDGSKLSQPLAAALVEDDDDAAEVLETGNVHEKAAVLAEKIVEKVIVKEIIKSHREKMPHRRKGYTQKAVVGGHKVYLRTGEYEGGTLGEIFIDMHKEGAGFRAMMNNFAIAVSVGLQYGVPLEEFVDAFTFTKFEPAGMVQGNDSIKNATSILDYVFRELAVSYLDRTDLAHVKPEGATFDDIGRGEEEGVSNVSEISETAASRSLEVLKQISSTGYLRKRMPQDLVVLQGGQNDVTGLTDGADPVSSLQTLVPETNSAAAAPSLGNPGMTARTKAKMQGYEGEACNECGNYTLVRNGTCMKCNTCGGTSGCS
- a CDS encoding FkbM family methyltransferase translates to MASLKRWLDRRRNPWKGVFFDAFQKFRAENGQARLSHYEDLPAGAVVLDIGGFRGEWSDIVLSQQPDCTIHVFEPHPVFAENLRDKYKSDNRVQVHECALGAENGTLQLSDAGDASSAVAEHSRSFQAPVVPVSSFFEEHGLKDVALAKINIEGGEYTLLPALIEAGLMPCIARLQVQFHLFEPQLQLARETIIAGLSKSHSQVWCYTFVWEEWKRD